The Euzebya sp. genome includes a window with the following:
- a CDS encoding sensor histidine kinase, protein MAELTRAQRVLSVIRLAAIPFAALQVLTYYLPYVDGQQRIAWAAVGLLAVGTPIVWVGASRVTTRAAATRWAVAGLAMDTTALLTLVVAYTFDPNTAVWAILFLIPIEGAFLFNSVGAMGSLAAVVVGYTLREVYGAVALDVPFLWQSVSFRMGLATILAVAVGVLSSGLVRERDRLRETTQVLEGRTADLSEANAALRSARRAQAEFVAVTNHELRTPLTAIRGFARTLQVRWDDMDEASRRAAVDAIDAQSKRLGELVEDVLTVSSMRAGGVAVAPRPLQLRCWLTEATEVAGVEAEVDCPGDLMVQADATRLLQILVHLLSNAAKYGAAPIVVAGEPRGDRVVVSVRDHGPGVPPDFQGRMFEEFTQASEGESRTADGYGLGLAIVRYLARALGGDVTYRTAPGRGGAGGGAVFEVDLPAVASGDVSGARAAAPPPPSTPTCAPP, encoded by the coding sequence GTGGCCGAGCTGACCCGCGCGCAGCGGGTCCTGTCGGTGATCCGCCTGGCCGCGATCCCGTTCGCGGCGCTGCAGGTCCTGACCTACTACCTGCCCTACGTCGATGGCCAGCAGCGCATCGCCTGGGCGGCGGTCGGGCTCCTCGCCGTCGGCACGCCGATCGTCTGGGTGGGGGCCTCGCGGGTGACGACGCGGGCGGCGGCGACGCGGTGGGCCGTGGCGGGCCTGGCGATGGACACCACCGCCCTGCTGACCCTCGTGGTCGCCTACACCTTCGATCCGAACACCGCGGTCTGGGCGATCCTGTTCCTCATCCCGATCGAGGGCGCGTTCCTGTTCAACAGCGTCGGGGCGATGGGCTCCCTGGCCGCCGTCGTCGTCGGCTACACCCTCCGCGAGGTGTACGGGGCGGTCGCCCTGGACGTCCCCTTCCTGTGGCAGTCCGTGAGCTTCCGGATGGGGCTGGCCACGATCCTCGCGGTCGCGGTCGGGGTCCTGTCGAGCGGGCTGGTCCGCGAGCGGGACCGGCTGCGCGAGACCACCCAGGTCCTCGAAGGTCGCACCGCCGACCTCAGCGAGGCCAACGCTGCGCTGCGCTCGGCGCGTCGCGCCCAGGCCGAGTTCGTGGCGGTCACGAACCACGAGCTGCGGACGCCGCTGACCGCGATCCGCGGGTTCGCACGGACCCTGCAGGTCCGCTGGGACGACATGGACGAGGCCAGCCGGCGGGCCGCGGTCGACGCGATCGACGCGCAGTCCAAGCGGTTGGGGGAGCTGGTGGAGGACGTCCTCACCGTGTCGTCCATGCGTGCGGGAGGGGTCGCCGTCGCGCCCCGGCCCCTCCAGCTGCGGTGCTGGCTGACCGAGGCGACGGAGGTGGCCGGCGTCGAGGCGGAGGTCGACTGCCCGGGCGACCTGATGGTGCAGGCCGACGCCACCCGGCTGCTGCAGATACTCGTGCACCTGCTGAGCAACGCGGCGAAGTACGGGGCGGCCCCGATCGTCGTCGCCGGCGAGCCGCGTGGTGACCGGGTCGTGGTCAGCGTGCGCGACCACGGGCCGGGCGTCCCCCCGGACTTCCAGGGCCGGATGTTCGAGGAGTTCACCCAGGCGTCGGAGGGGGAGAGCCGCACCGCCGACGGCTACGGGCTCGGCCTCGCCATCGTCCGCTACCTCGCGCGGGCGCTCGGCGGGGACGTCACCTACCGCACCGCCCCTGGACGTGGAGGAGCTGGCGGGGGTGCGGTGTTCGAGGTCGACCTCCCCGCCGTCGCGTCCGGCGACGTCAGCGGCGCGCGCGCCGCCGCGCCTCCCCCCCCCAGCACCCCCACCTGCGCGCCTCCGC
- a CDS encoding CAP domain-containing protein: MLRSLRLLIAVGLLLTTGLVVPASAQAPAATTFHSGAEDGFVAAINSARAAQGLAPLVVNAELRGVAQGWSAQLRDAGRLSHNPHYADQYTGQRSRMGENVGTATAPGWSADTLVARLHEAFMASSGHRANILGDYNQVGVGVVIDGSTMWVTVNFLQGPVPTPPPVVERHDEPTPPRPTPVLPGHFRRP; the protein is encoded by the coding sequence ATGCTCCGCTCCCTCCGGCTGCTGATCGCCGTCGGCCTGCTGCTCACGACCGGCCTGGTCGTCCCCGCGTCCGCGCAGGCCCCGGCGGCCACGACCTTCCACAGCGGCGCCGAGGACGGCTTCGTCGCGGCGATCAACAGCGCGCGCGCGGCGCAGGGGCTGGCGCCGCTGGTCGTGAACGCCGAGCTGCGCGGCGTGGCGCAGGGCTGGAGCGCCCAGCTGCGCGACGCCGGACGGCTGTCGCACAACCCCCACTACGCCGATCAGTACACCGGGCAGCGCAGCCGCATGGGTGAGAACGTCGGCACCGCGACCGCACCCGGGTGGTCCGCCGACACGCTGGTCGCGCGGCTCCACGAGGCGTTCATGGCCTCCTCCGGGCACCGCGCCAACATCCTCGGCGACTACAACCAGGTCGGCGTCGGCGTGGTGATCGACGGCTCCACGATGTGGGTCACCGTCAACTTCCTGCAGGGCCCCGTCCCGACCCCGCCCCCGGTCGTGGAACGGCACGACGAGCCGACCCCGCCGCGGCCCACCCCCGTGCTGCCCGGCCACTTCCGCCGCCCATGA
- a CDS encoding magnesium transporter, which yields MERTPRRDVATAFMAAVRAALRVLQRNARLPLVREILGHWLQERSTVRQGVAALTIGITITLAAGVVLGAMDRLLEELPGLLVLAPAAIGMRGAIFGALGARLGTGMLTGELDGRVDRGSFLGQNVAAATLLSAVTAVLLAAVAKGIAWLLGLEVIAFTDLVVVSVVGAALSSLAVLGVVIALIRSAQRQRWDMDAIGTPIISATADISTLPALVVGTWAIGGEVVSAVVGWTCVALALAAAVAGLANRRETTRRIVRESLPILGYTALMGVLAGTVLEAQKERLISSAALLVAVPPFIASSGAIGGILSARLSSQLHLGLVVPRALPDRPAWMEGSLTLLFAALGYLSVGVLTHLASVALGYASPGLAGLIGIMATAGVLAMVLIFFVGYYAATSSYRFGLDPDNVGIPLVTSTMDFVGIGCLTAGILVFG from the coding sequence GTGGAGCGCACCCCGCGCCGTGACGTGGCCACCGCCTTCATGGCGGCGGTCCGCGCGGCCCTGCGCGTGCTGCAGCGCAACGCCCGGCTGCCGCTCGTCCGGGAGATCCTCGGCCACTGGCTGCAGGAGCGCTCGACGGTCCGCCAGGGCGTCGCGGCGCTGACGATCGGGATCACGATCACCCTCGCCGCCGGGGTGGTCCTCGGCGCGATGGACCGCCTCCTCGAGGAGCTGCCCGGCCTGCTGGTGCTGGCCCCCGCCGCCATCGGGATGCGCGGGGCGATCTTCGGCGCCCTCGGCGCGCGGCTCGGGACCGGCATGCTGACCGGCGAGCTCGACGGCCGGGTCGACCGGGGGTCGTTCCTCGGCCAGAACGTGGCGGCGGCGACCCTCCTCAGCGCGGTCACCGCCGTCCTGCTCGCCGCCGTCGCGAAGGGGATCGCCTGGCTGCTCGGGCTCGAGGTCATCGCCTTCACCGACCTCGTGGTCGTGTCGGTCGTCGGCGCGGCCCTGTCGTCGCTCGCCGTGCTCGGCGTCGTCATCGCCCTGATCCGCTCCGCCCAGCGGCAGCGCTGGGACATGGACGCGATCGGGACGCCGATCATCTCCGCCACCGCTGACATCTCCACCCTGCCCGCCCTCGTCGTGGGCACCTGGGCCATCGGGGGGGAGGTCGTCAGCGCCGTGGTGGGGTGGACCTGCGTGGCGCTGGCACTGGCGGCCGCCGTCGCCGGCCTGGCGAACCGGCGCGAGACGACCCGGCGGATCGTCCGCGAGAGCTTGCCGATCCTCGGCTACACCGCGCTGATGGGGGTCCTGGCCGGCACCGTCCTCGAGGCGCAGAAGGAGCGGTTGATCTCGAGCGCCGCGCTCCTCGTGGCCGTGCCGCCGTTCATCGCGAGCTCGGGCGCCATCGGGGGCATCCTGTCGGCCCGGCTGTCGAGCCAGCTGCACCTGGGGCTGGTGGTGCCCCGCGCGCTGCCGGACCGGCCGGCGTGGATGGAGGGGTCGCTGACCCTGCTGTTCGCCGCCCTCGGCTACCTGTCGGTCGGGGTGCTCACCCACCTCGCCTCGGTCGCGCTCGGCTACGCCTCCCCGGGCCTCGCCGGACTGATCGGGATCATGGCCACCGCCGGCGTCCTCGCGATGGTGCTGATCTTCTTCGTCGGCTACTACGCCGCGACCTCGTCCTACCGCTTCGGCCTCGACCCGGACAACGTCGGGATCCCGCTGGTCACCTCGACGATGGACTTCGTCGGGATCGGCTGCCTGACCGCCGGCATACTCGTCTTCGGATAG
- a CDS encoding potassium channel family protein → MRRTIKDLLSEGKDATELMLDLAFASVFLDEEKLAREVLRLEDRMDEAVHELRILCMLATRSPEDADALSGVLGLVNAMEEIADAAEDIARVTLRDLGVPPELRDDLRHADEVTARVKIRDSSDMAGATLRDLQLPAETGMWVIAIRREVEYVHGPEPDTALRAGDVLFLQGPAEGVDLVRERAGGSPQGLAPPPESARLTDLDRAVDILIRMKNAAETAVGLAYSAVLFDDTGLASEVSGIEDLCDALYHDLQRWVLRAARDLTDDDDLDELRALLTIGQSAEAIADAAQEMTRLAESPDATHPVVRAALIDTEERIGDAIVADGSEVAGRTLKELRLRTAVGADVLALQRQGRWINKPRSTRRLEGGDRLMVLVPEEGLARLRDWTGDDRPVETDDEGRG, encoded by the coding sequence ATGCGCCGCACCATCAAGGACCTGCTCAGCGAGGGCAAGGACGCGACGGAGCTGATGCTGGACCTCGCCTTCGCGTCGGTCTTCCTCGACGAGGAGAAGCTGGCCCGCGAGGTCCTCCGGCTGGAGGACCGCATGGACGAGGCGGTCCACGAGCTCCGCATCCTGTGCATGCTCGCCACCCGCTCCCCCGAGGACGCCGACGCGCTGTCCGGCGTGCTCGGCCTGGTCAACGCGATGGAGGAGATCGCCGACGCCGCGGAGGACATCGCACGGGTGACGCTGCGCGACCTCGGCGTCCCGCCGGAGCTCCGCGACGACCTGCGCCACGCCGATGAGGTCACGGCCCGGGTGAAGATCCGCGACTCCTCGGACATGGCCGGCGCGACCTTGCGCGATCTGCAGCTGCCCGCCGAGACGGGGATGTGGGTGATCGCGATCCGCCGGGAGGTCGAGTACGTCCACGGGCCCGAGCCCGACACCGCGCTGCGGGCGGGCGACGTGCTGTTCCTGCAAGGCCCGGCGGAGGGGGTCGACCTGGTCCGCGAGCGGGCTGGCGGGTCGCCGCAGGGCCTGGCACCGCCTCCCGAGTCGGCGCGGCTGACCGACCTCGATCGGGCCGTGGACATCCTCATCCGGATGAAGAACGCGGCGGAGACCGCCGTCGGCCTGGCCTACTCCGCGGTGCTGTTCGACGACACCGGCCTGGCCAGCGAGGTCAGCGGCATCGAGGACCTCTGCGACGCGCTGTACCACGACCTCCAGCGCTGGGTGCTGCGAGCTGCGCGGGACCTGACCGACGACGACGACCTCGACGAGCTGCGGGCGCTCCTGACCATCGGGCAGTCCGCCGAGGCGATCGCCGACGCCGCCCAGGAGATGACCCGGCTGGCCGAGAGCCCCGACGCGACCCACCCGGTCGTCCGGGCGGCGCTGATCGACACCGAGGAGCGGATCGGCGACGCGATCGTCGCGGACGGCTCGGAGGTCGCGGGCCGGACGCTCAAGGAGCTGCGCCTGCGCACCGCCGTCGGGGCCGACGTCCTCGCCCTCCAGCGCCAGGGGCGCTGGATCAACAAGCCGCGCTCGACGAGGCGGCTCGAGGGGGGCGACCGGCTGATGGTGCTGGTGCCCGAGGAGGGGTTGGCGCGGCTCCGGGACTGGACCGGCGACGACCGCCCGGTCGAGACCGACGACGAGGGGCGGGGCTGA
- a CDS encoding acyl-CoA dehydrogenase family protein has protein sequence MSFELTEEQRALREVVRHFAVNAVAPRAEEMNARGEFPTDLVRQMGEMGLFGLPFGEEHGGQGGDYLSLCLAIEELGRVDQSLGITLEAGVGLGAMPIHKFGTEQQKAELLPDLAAGRKLAGFGLTEPGGGSDAGGLRTTAVRDGDEWVINGSKQFITNVGTDISAFVTITAVTSDDPRRVTNFIIPTGTPGYTIGNGYAKVGWHASDTRDLYFEDVRVPAENQLGAEGRGFANFLSILDEGRIAISALAVGLIQGCIDECVRYAHEREAFGRPIGGYQAVAFKIADMEAMAEVARNQYLYACWLMQEGKPFKRQASVAKLMSTEYAVTAAREACQIFGGYGFTTEYPVGRFYQDAKILEIGEGTSEVQRMLIARELGLPRG, from the coding sequence ATTTCCTTCGAGCTGACCGAGGAGCAGCGCGCGCTGCGCGAGGTGGTGCGCCACTTCGCGGTCAACGCGGTCGCGCCCCGCGCGGAGGAGATGAACGCGAGGGGGGAGTTCCCCACCGACCTGGTCCGCCAGATGGGGGAGATGGGCCTCTTCGGCCTCCCGTTCGGCGAGGAGCACGGCGGCCAAGGAGGGGACTACCTCTCGCTCTGCCTGGCGATCGAGGAGCTGGGACGCGTCGACCAGTCCCTCGGCATCACCCTCGAGGCCGGCGTCGGGCTGGGCGCGATGCCGATCCACAAGTTCGGGACCGAGCAGCAGAAGGCCGAGCTGCTGCCCGACCTCGCCGCGGGCCGGAAGCTGGCGGGCTTCGGCCTGACCGAGCCGGGCGGCGGGTCGGACGCCGGCGGCCTGCGCACCACCGCGGTCCGCGACGGCGACGAGTGGGTGATCAACGGCTCGAAGCAGTTCATCACCAACGTCGGCACCGACATCAGCGCGTTCGTGACCATCACCGCGGTGACCAGCGACGACCCCCGACGAGTGACCAACTTCATCATCCCGACCGGAACCCCCGGGTACACGATCGGGAACGGCTACGCGAAGGTCGGCTGGCACGCGAGCGACACCCGCGACCTGTACTTCGAGGACGTCCGGGTGCCGGCGGAGAACCAGCTCGGCGCGGAGGGGCGGGGCTTCGCCAACTTCCTGTCGATCCTCGACGAGGGGCGGATCGCGATCTCCGCCCTGGCCGTCGGGCTGATCCAGGGCTGCATCGACGAGTGCGTCCGCTACGCCCACGAGCGCGAGGCGTTCGGCCGACCGATCGGCGGCTACCAGGCCGTCGCGTTCAAGATCGCCGACATGGAGGCGATGGCCGAGGTCGCTCGCAACCAGTACCTGTACGCCTGCTGGCTCATGCAGGAGGGCAAGCCGTTCAAGCGGCAGGCCAGCGTCGCCAAGCTGATGTCGACGGAGTACGCCGTGACCGCCGCCCGCGAGGCCTGCCAGATCTTCGGCGGCTACGGCTTCACGACCGAGTACCCCGTCGGCCGCTTCTACCAGGACGCGAAGATCCTCGAGATCGGCGAAGGCACCTCGGAGGTGCAGCGCATGCTGATCGCCCGCGAGCTCGGGCTCCCCCGCGGGTGA